The Apium graveolens cultivar Ventura unplaced genomic scaffold, ASM990537v1 ctg203, whole genome shotgun sequence DNA window AACatttacataaaaatatatttataataaacaaattaaaaataatttgaagcTAATACTCGGCTCGTTAAAGAATTTTAATAACTTGAGCAGCTCCTAATGTAAGTTGGTTGTGATTTGATTGCAGATGAAGATATTATAAAACCGCAAGTTGCAGTTTGATTTTTATCCTTTAACCGAATCAAACCGCACAACGAACACCCTCATTTGAGCTCGACTTAATTATTACACTCATTTACAAATCTAATACGACAATCAACCAAAATTTGTCACTTAACTTTTAATCACGTTCTCATTACCTTGTGCACACAGCAGAAAATTGAAATTGTATTTTCAGCTTAGATAATATATTTAGTCatattaattaatttagattATGAAATTGGTATTAAAAAATATAATGATTTACAAGAttgtaaaaatataataataataataatataatttttaaatttatgtCATATATTGTTCATAAATAATCATATAAATTCTTAATTTTAACAATCAGATCTTAGACCTTTCATTAAAATATAGGTTATATTTAGATACAAATCTAGCTATTCTCACTTATTTACGAAAAATTTAAGGATCATAATATCAGACGAGGAGTGAGTAAGGGTGAAACCACTATAAAACATTAATTCTTAACAAACAAGAAAAGCCATCCCACTATACTAGATCCACATTAAAAGAGCTGAAGCTATATGATGATGTTCTTGATCAAGTGAAGTAAGAGTAAGAACTATTTGATCCTACCTGCATGCATGTTAATGAACTCGGCTGCAGTCACTTAGCTAGTCATAGACCTACCATGACAGGCACAAATAATATATGTATCATGCTCTCAGTAGCATAAGATAGTTAATATAACATGCTGATATGAAGTCAATATATAGAACATAAGATAGTTATATAACACACATAAAATACCCATTGCACAGGTCATAAGATAGTCACAACACAAATAAACATCTGATAATGACACAAATCCATGCCAACATACCAACATTCAAGTCACAAACTACATCACAAAGCATACCAACACTTGAGTAACAAAGTACACATTCTGATGGCCAAATGTTCAACAAATAAAACTACATATAATCAGATACCTAATAGAAGAGTTCAAACAGACTTATTACTAGTTATGATGTGATGTGCTTAATAATGTGGATTGACCACTTCACCATCACCAACAACAGGCTGGACTGTGATGTGTCTCTCCGGAAAGGCAACATCACCACCACCTGCATGTTTGATGAAATAGATGTTTACCAGTAAGTGTTTACCAGTAAACTAAAAAAATGGATGCCAATTTAAGTTTGTCTAATGATATGAATATTGTGTAGAACAATAGAAAGAACAAAAAAGACCCCCAAAATTTTCAGCCAGAACATGTCAGTGATGTTGTAGATATGCTAACTTCATCTTTGCTGGGCCTTCCAAGTCCACCAACGTGCTGGAAATGATACTTGAAGCAATATGAGTTCTTGAAATAGAGCTATCTTAATAGCAACAGGGCCTTGCACTTTTTTTTTTCTGGGCATACACATTAAGCACCTAAAATATATAGGTGCGACTCATTTTAATTGTATTATAATTTTTAATGATGATTGACTCCTGCTTTTACATAGTCTACATTATTCAAAATGAACcatatttataaattttagtatTTAGAATGAGCTCACTGGACAAATATTTTCTTCGTTGTCACATTTAATTCTGAACGGTCAAATTAACAAACTTTTAAcgaaattttattaatatttttataattgaATATAATAAAAAAGTTATATTATTGGAAAATATATTTAATCTcctttaatatataatttttagttttttaaactaatataatagtaatttttaatttttgataaaaaaataatattttaaacgataaaattcatttttgataaaaattgattaatttgaACGATAAAAAATTGTGGCAAATTAGTTGCCCTTAGATCTTTAATTGCAACTTACAAGGAGCTGCATAGTTTTCAGTTTTCACCGAGCATATTCTGTTGCATTACTTCTGCATGGTTGTGCTGTGCTCAATAAAAAGTTAAGTGCTTCTCATAAAATTTCTCATAAAATTTCTGCACACTGCTCCTTCCAATATCGAGGTGGCAACTAGGGGCTGGGCTTGAACTCGACTAAAAAAGTTTGGGTCCAGAACCGATCCTTAATTTTAAACTCAAATTTCGGCTCATAAAAATTTGATAGACTCGAGTTCATTTCAAAAACTCGAATCAATTTCACCAAATATTGACAAAAACTTGAAATATGATcgattaaatatataaaataaaaccAAAATATTGAACATTTACATAAAATATacttataataaaaaattaaaaataattgagGCTCGATCCTAGTCGAGTAATTTGAAAATCCTACTCGGCTCGTTAAAAAATTCTAATAGCTTGAGCAGCTCCTACCGTAAGTTGGTTGCGATTTGATTGCGGATCAAGATATTGGGTAGTTTGATTTTTATCCTTTAACCGAATCAAACCGCACAACGTACACCCTTATTTAAGCTCGACTTTATTATTACagaattaatttaaatattttagtagACTAGCTCAAATaggaaaaaatgacaaaaatagccgatttttgaaaaaaattaacaaaaatagcTATTCTGAAAAAAGCGGCCAATTTTGGCTGATTGAACACTCCACTGTCACttgggtatcccaatttgtataagatactcccctggtagttgggtatttcatatattgaatactccactgccagttgggtatcttatataaagtggatactccactaacagttgggtatcccatcggctaaagttgaccaacttttcagaaattgtttATTTTTGTCTATTTTAtgtaaaaataggctaaatttgtcCTTCACCCCTCAAATAGCTCGTAACAATTTCACTCATTTACAAATCTAATACGACAACCAACTAAAATTTTCCACTTAACTTTTCATCACGTGCTAATTACCTTGTGGACACTGCAAAAATTGAAATTGTATTTTCAGCTTTGATAATATATTCTAgtcatattaattatttatattatgaaATTGGTATTAAAAAATATAGCGGTTTACAAGAttgtaaaaatataataataataataataataatataatttttaaatcaatgtCATATTTGTTCGAAACTAATCATATAAATTCTTAGTTATAATAATCGGATCTTAGACCTTTTATTCAAATATAGGTAATTATATTTCAATACAAATCTAGCTATTCTCCCTTATTTACTAAAAATTTAAGGATCATAATATTTTTATGATCAGAACTAATTTACAAGAAGTAATCTATATTTTCTTATAGTTTCCTTATAATTTTTTTCTTTGTGAAAAATATAATATCAGACTAGGGGTGAGCAAGGGTGAAACCACTATAAAACATTAATTCTTAACAAACAAGAAAAGCCATCCCACTATACTAGATCCACATTAAAAGAGCTGAAGATATATGATGATGTTCTTGATCAAGTGAAGTAAGAGTAAGACCTATTTGAAGATATATGCATGTTAATGAACTCGGCTGCAGTCACCTAGCAGGTCATAGACCTACCATGACAGGCACAAATAATATATGTATCATGCTCTCAGTAGCATAAGATAGTTAATATAACATGCTGATATGAAGTCAATATATAGAACATTGTTATACAGGTGAGTCAGGAGACATAAGATAGTTATATAACACACATAAAATACCCATTGCACAAGTCATAAGATAGTCACAGCACAAATAAACATCTGATAATGACACAAATCCATGCCAACATACCAACATTCAAGTCACAAACTACATCACAAAGCATACCAACACTTGAGTCACAAAGTACACATTCTGATGGCCAAATGTTCAACAAATAAAACTCCATATGATAAGATACCTAATAGAAGAGTTCAAACAGACTTATTACTAGTTATGATGTGATGTGCTTAATAATGTGGATTGACCACTTCACCATCACCAACAACAGGCATGACTGTGATGTGTCTCTCCGGAAAGGCAACATCACCACCACCTGCATGTTTGATGAACTCAGCTGGAGTCATGGAAAAAGCATGGCAGGCACAAAGGATACGAGTTTCCTCCTGGTTGTACTTGGACAGATACCCATTTATCTTTCGGCCAGAGATGGTAGTATAAACATGTGGCATTTCTGAGACTTTCTTGAACTCTCTCCCATTAGCTCGGTTTTTGTCAGCTGATCCAATGTTTGCAGGGAATCCATGGCCTGTGATTTGTTTGTTCATTTAAATAGAATCATATAAATGAGAAAATTAATTTACAAAGATAAGAAGGCATTAACAGTGTAAATGTCAAACTGGAGTTGGTGAGGTTCTTCTAAATGACAGAAGATGATACTTTCAATGTCAATTCCACAGATCAAATATTAGTGTAACAAACTCCTCATTTGTGTGCAGATATGGCATAATAAAGAACTAATTCGCGTAAACAAACCCTCTTTATATTTTTCATGATCTATTATAATTTACTGCAAAATGTATCTGCTTAATTAATTTAGAGCACTAGCATTTTTCATCAATCTAAGATACGAAAAAAAACTTGATGTTCATGCTAAACATTTTTTGATACTGCCAGACTCCCAATTAAAATATCACACACACAAATAATTGGATACAAATGCGAGAAAAGTTGTCTCACAAGTACAAATAAGTGGCTAATTAATACGAAAAGGAATGTATGTTACCTTCAATGATTTGATTTTGGAAGTAACTAATTGTTGAAGAGCCGCTGGAATGGAGTGACCTCCTGTTAGCATCCATAGGCGCCAATGATACCTCTTGTCTTCGGGTTTCCATTACCCTTGGGCCAGTTGGAAAGGAAGGCCGCATTTTTACCTCAACCGATCCATTTTCATTAAAAACAGCCGACCTCCTTTGGTGAGGGTTGATCAAATGAGAAGGTGCACCAGTTAGTTTATGATTTCTCTGTGGATCCACACCAAATCTTCCATTCAAAGAAAGGCTCAGACTTAAATCAATGTCTTCATTGATTTCTTCAACTACAGCCTCCTTTCCTCTCATACTTGAACAAATAAAACACCAagataaattttatgagtaattataAATGAATTGATATACAAATAGATGGAGTAACAAAAGTGATAGTAATACCTTGATGGGGATGCCAGGGGATTGATTGAATGAACCATAGTTAAATGTGAATGCCTCTTTAATTAACTCTGGGTACTAACTGCAGGGGTCGTGCCACTCTAAAGAGTTGAAAACATCGATTTAAGATGAAATGCAGAGTTGTGTATGTCAGCTAACTAGGTGACTGACAGTATGCTAAAAATTAATTAGTGACACATATTGACACATTCCACGTCCTGAAACACAAATGTATGAACTTATCTCTAACCTCTAACtcacttcttcaatgcccaacCTCACATGTATTCTGTTTACAGATAAAATTGAGTAAATGTATTCCGTTTACAAACAAAAATTGAGTAACTGTAGTTAATTATGTATTGGTTACGGTTACAAAATTGAAACTCCCTTACATTTTAATGatttttataaattcctaaaataataatttcaatATTTCTTATTTAACATATTTACTACTTTTTTAATATCATCTCAATTGTTAGTATTTACAATTTTTATGATACATTCTAATTGATGACTTAAAAAAATGTTATAGTATTTTTTTTATGAAACTAATAGTGATACAACTTCAATAACTTATCTTTATAGTCTTGTATGCATCTATTCAATAATATGGATTATTTGGATGAGCAATTTTTAAACATATTTGATTAAAAGATAAAAggaaatttataaaaattctaaGTTTTTTTATGATATTAATATCCTGTGGAAAATATTTGTAACCATTAAAAGTAATAAATGTAaccttttttttatttttatgaaacATAATTGAAATTACTTTTTGTTACACATGATTAAAAACTTGTTCTTAAGTAATAAAAAATGGATCGTAATTACTAAATTTTAAAGTTGCAAATAAGTTTGCCAAGTTATAAAactattttgatttttttaaataatttaaaggtttgtatttttgcaaattattatggaaaacaatattttatatctttttcttccATTCTTTATGTCTTTTTAATAAACCCATTTTTTCAATCTATATATCTAAATATTACTTAACTTTTTTATGTATTTGAGAAAATagttaaataataaaaataaaaaattttaccaagacaaaaagcaaaataatatttaaaataccTAAAATACATATGAGGTACAAATAAATATAAATGTTATTAGGGTTGACAAAGCTATTAACAaaattttttatttcttttttcaaaaatattgaaACTCTTGGATGACACTGCATGAATTATATGATTCCTATTTAACTATTCTTCATAAATGAAATGAGCCCTATTTACATGATTCCTGCCAATAAAAAAATGACATGTTTTATTTATGTATTATTTAGTAAAAAATCTTGTCTTTCTGGAAATGATTTCTGGAAATGAATAATGCTAGATAACAAAATGACTTTgtcaaaatttaaatttaattaaaatttagaCATTTTTGTAACAATATTTGGGACATCTACATTTTAAACATGTAGCATTGCTATACATGCAATGGTAAGTATTGTCTTCTAGGGACACTATCCTTCTAGCCCGGTAAATATCCGTTAATAACGGAGTTGAAAACTTCATTCACATTCTTTAATGAATAACAAATCTAAAACAAATGCGAGAAGAGTTGTCTCACAAGTACAAATAAGTGGCTAATTAATACGAAAAGGAATGTATGTTACCTTCAATAATTTGATTTTGGAAGTAACTAGTTGTTGAAGAGCCGCTGGAATGGAGTGACCTCCTGTTAGCATCCATAGGCGCCAATGACTGTACCTCTTGTCTTATGGTTTCCATTACCCTCAACCCGGTTGGAAAGGAAGGCCACATTTTAACTTCAACACCATTTTCATTAAAAACAGCCGACCTCCTTTGGTGAGGGTTGATCAAATGAGAAGGTGCACCAGTTAGTTTATGATTTCTTTGTGGATCCACACCAAATCTTCCATTCAAAGAAAGGCTCAGACTTAAATCAATGTCTTCATTGATTACATCAACTACAGCCTCCTTTCCTCTCATACTTGAACAAATAAAACACCAagataaattttatgagtaataaATGAATTGATATACAAATCGATAGAATAACAAAAGTGATAGTAATACCTTGATGGGGATGCCCGGGGATTGATTGAATGAACCATAGTTAAATGTGAATGCCTCTTTAATTGACTCTGGGTACTAACTGCACTAGTTGTGCCACTCTAAAGAGTTGAAAACATCGATTTAGGATGAAATGCAGAGTTGTGTATGTCAGCTAACTAGGTGCGTGGCAGTATGCTAAGAATTAACTAGTGACACGTATTGACACATTTCACGTCCTGAAACAGACAAATGTATGCTTATCTCTAACCTCTAACTCACTTCTTCAATACCCAACGCTCACATGTATTCTGTTTACAGATAAAACTGAGTAAATGTATTCCAGACAAAAAATGAGTAACTGAATGACATATAGTTAATTATGTATTGGTTACGGTTACAAAATTGAAACTCCCTTACATTTTACTGatttttataaattcctaaaataataatttcaatATTTCTTATTTAACATATTTACTACTTTTTTAATATCATCTCAATTGTTATACATTCTAATTGATGACTTAAAAAAATGTTATAGTATTCTTTTTATGAAACTAATAGTGATACAACTTCAATAACTTATCTTTATAGTCTTGTATGCATCTATTCAATAATATGGATTATTTGGATGGGCAATTTTTAAACATATTTGATTAAAAGATAAAAggaaatttataaaaattctaaGTTTTTTTTATGTTATTAATATCATATGGAAAATATTTGTAACCATTAAAAGTAATAAATGTAaccttttttttatttttatgaaaaataattgaaattacTTTTTGTT harbors:
- the LOC141700286 gene encoding ninja-family protein AFP3-like — translated: MRGKEAVVEEINEDIDLSLSLSLNGRFGVDPQRNHKLTGAPSHLINPHQRRSAVFNENGSVEVKMRPSFPTGPRVMETRRQEVSLAPMDANRRSLHSSGSSTISYFQNQIIEGHGFPANIGSADKNRANGREFKKVSEMPHVYTTISGRKINGYLSKYNQEETRILCACHAFSMTPAEFIKHAGGGDVAFPERHITVMPVVGDGEVVSYHMEFYLLNIWPSECVLCDSSVGMLCDVVCDLNVGGGDVAFPERHITVQPVVGDGEVVNPHY